A region of uncultured Desulfobacter sp. DNA encodes the following proteins:
- the ispE gene encoding 4-(cytidine 5'-diphospho)-2-C-methyl-D-erythritol kinase: protein MQVHLSPAKINLFLYVTGRRADGYHELFSLMAPLTLADRIEIVREGKGIKAVCSHPDVPEDDGNLACRAAALFRSVMIDRRADCVFEHLTIHIEKKIPVCGGLGGGSSNAACVLLALNNACETPLSTDELMRLGLTLGADVPFFIFNRPAFASGVGEKLVPCRQLPPLWVIVVNPGVPSSTVNVFRKLEFGLTFTPSYIIKPSPNALPFGEKLDGREILHNDLEIPACKLYPEIGSAKREMALLLQRNVYMSGSGSSIFALYSDQDTAERDYEQLSQARSENMKFIILSRIKLWDS from the coding sequence CTGCAAAAATAAATTTATTTCTTTACGTTACGGGCAGGCGGGCAGATGGTTACCATGAACTGTTTTCCCTCATGGCTCCTTTGACACTTGCCGACCGCATAGAAATTGTCCGGGAGGGCAAAGGGATCAAAGCTGTGTGCAGTCACCCGGATGTTCCTGAAGATGACGGTAATCTGGCATGCCGGGCGGCAGCACTTTTCAGGTCGGTTATGATTGACAGGAGGGCTGATTGTGTCTTTGAGCATCTGACGATTCATATTGAAAAAAAAATCCCTGTATGCGGCGGGCTTGGCGGGGGCAGTTCCAATGCCGCCTGTGTGCTGCTGGCCTTGAATAATGCATGTGAAACGCCTTTGTCCACAGACGAGCTGATGCGTTTGGGTTTGACCCTGGGGGCTGATGTGCCTTTTTTTATTTTCAACAGGCCTGCCTTTGCTTCCGGCGTGGGGGAAAAGCTTGTGCCCTGCAGGCAGTTGCCGCCTTTGTGGGTGATTGTTGTAAATCCCGGAGTGCCGTCCTCAACCGTAAATGTTTTCAGAAAGTTAGAATTTGGATTGACATTTACTCCATCCTATATTATAAAACCGAGTCCGAATGCGTTGCCATTCGGAGAAAAGCTTGATGGCAGGGAGATTTTGCATAATGATCTTGAAATACCAGCATGCAAATTATACCCTGAGATCGGTTCGGCAAAAAGAGAGATGGCGTTGTTGTTGCAGAGAAATGTATACATGTCTGGAAGCGGCTCGTCGATTTTTGCCCTCTATTCGGACCAGGACACGGCCGAAAGGGATTATGAACAGTTGTCACAGGCCCGGTCAGAGAATATGAAATTTATTATTCTGTCCAGGATCAAGCTTTGGGATAGTTAA
- a CDS encoding ribose-phosphate pyrophosphokinase produces MNGLSIFAGNSNVPLAERISEYLAKPLGRLKVNRFSDGETQVEIHENVRRREVYVIQSTCKPVNDNLVELLLLVDAFRRSSAARVTAVIPYFGYSRQDKKVAPRVPISAKVVAELLETTGVDRVITMDLHAGQIQGFFNVPVDNLYAAPIIIDDIKTRFSGDIVVVSPDAGGVERARAYAKRLDAGLAIVDKRRSAPNQAKAMAIIGDVRDKIALVIDDMVDTAGTLTEAASVIREKGAREVHAYCTHPVLSGPAIDRITQSSLSSLVATDTVPLSEAACSCGKIKTLSVAKLVGEAIMRSYRGDSVNSLFV; encoded by the coding sequence ATGAACGGCCTGTCAATTTTTGCCGGAAATTCGAATGTTCCCCTTGCGGAAAGAATATCGGAATATCTGGCCAAACCCCTCGGGCGATTAAAGGTCAATCGGTTCAGTGACGGGGAGACCCAGGTCGAGATTCATGAAAATGTACGTCGGCGGGAAGTCTACGTCATTCAATCCACATGCAAACCTGTTAATGACAATCTGGTGGAGCTTCTCCTGCTTGTCGATGCCTTCAGGCGTTCTTCTGCTGCCCGGGTCACCGCCGTCATTCCCTATTTCGGATATTCCCGTCAGGATAAGAAAGTGGCTCCCCGGGTGCCCATCAGTGCCAAGGTGGTCGCAGAGCTTCTTGAAACAACCGGTGTTGACAGGGTTATCACCATGGATCTTCATGCTGGGCAGATTCAGGGTTTTTTCAACGTGCCCGTGGATAATCTTTATGCAGCCCCGATAATAATAGATGATATAAAGACTCGTTTCAGCGGCGATATCGTTGTGGTTTCTCCGGATGCAGGCGGTGTGGAGCGGGCCAGGGCCTATGCCAAGCGTCTGGATGCCGGTCTTGCCATTGTGGATAAACGCCGCAGTGCGCCGAATCAGGCCAAAGCAATGGCGATTATTGGGGATGTAAGGGACAAAATCGCCCTGGTTATTGATGACATGGTGGATACTGCCGGGACCCTGACCGAGGCTGCCAGCGTCATCAGGGAAAAGGGCGCCAGGGAAGTGCATGCCTATTGTACTCACCCTGTATTGTCAGGTCCGGCCATTGACAGAATAACACAATCATCCTTGAGCTCCCTTGTTGCAACGGATACCGTCCCCTTGTCTGAAGCGGCTTGTTCCTGTGGCAAGATTAAGACGCTTTCCGTTGCAAAACTTGTCGGAGAGGCCATTATGCGCAGCTACAGGGGAGATTCTGTAAATTCTTTATTTGTATAA
- a CDS encoding 50S ribosomal protein L25/general stress protein Ctc gives MELIELNAAKREGTGKGAARKLRAKNAIPGIVYGAKSEPVKVSVDVHTFDKVIRENGTTGLFFDLKVEGDAGKMVMLKEIQMDPFGLRYQHIDFHQIDMDALVSVVVPVETEGVCVGVKDGGMLQIIRRELEVVCKPKDTPESVKLDISALEIGDSIHVADIDLGAEIEIPFDSNFTVVTIVPPESGSGDDEGEDSEVGAE, from the coding sequence ATGGAACTTATAGAATTAAATGCAGCAAAAAGAGAAGGCACCGGCAAGGGTGCTGCCAGAAAATTACGGGCAAAGAATGCCATTCCCGGCATTGTGTATGGCGCAAAAAGCGAGCCTGTAAAAGTTTCTGTTGATGTTCATACTTTTGATAAAGTGATCAGGGAAAACGGTACCACAGGTCTTTTTTTTGATCTGAAAGTCGAAGGCGATGCCGGCAAAATGGTTATGCTCAAAGAGATTCAGATGGATCCCTTTGGCCTGCGCTACCAGCATATTGATTTTCACCAAATTGATATGGATGCATTAGTGTCCGTCGTTGTCCCGGTTGAAACCGAAGGTGTCTGTGTCGGCGTAAAGGATGGCGGAATGCTCCAGATTATCCGGCGTGAGCTTGAAGTGGTGTGTAAACCTAAAGATACCCCGGAAAGTGTTAAGCTTGATATTTCAGCACTGGAGATCGGAGACTCGATTCATGTGGCAGATATTGATCTGGGTGCCGAAATAGAAATACCGTTTGATTCCAATTTTACCGTAGTTACCATTGTTCCGCCTGAGTCCGGTTCAGGAGACGATGAAGGTGAAGATTCCGAAGTTGGTGCCGAATAA
- the pth gene encoding aminoacyl-tRNA hydrolase, with product MADAKRLLAGLGNPGDQYSRTRHNIGFDVVDALADRAGCRGYKEKFNAAYIGARMGLQDILLVKPLSYMNLSGIPIQKLAAYFKIGIEDIIVVHDDMDLAFGQIKIVQGRGHGGHNGIRSIIDAFGQKACVRVRVGIGRPESDGSVTGHVLGKYTPDEQARLDQIIHDACQACLAILEKGVVKAMNLVNSSR from the coding sequence ATGGCTGACGCAAAACGATTATTAGCGGGTCTGGGGAATCCTGGTGATCAGTACTCCCGGACCCGTCATAATATTGGCTTTGATGTGGTTGATGCTTTGGCGGATCGGGCCGGATGCCGTGGGTACAAGGAAAAGTTCAATGCTGCCTACATCGGCGCACGTATGGGGCTCCAGGATATTCTTCTGGTCAAGCCCCTTTCTTATATGAATCTGAGCGGTATACCCATTCAAAAGCTGGCCGCCTATTTCAAAATCGGTATAGAAGATATCATTGTTGTCCATGATGATATGGATCTTGCCTTTGGACAAATAAAGATTGTTCAGGGCAGGGGGCATGGCGGCCATAACGGTATCCGCTCAATTATTGATGCGTTTGGTCAAAAGGCATGTGTCCGGGTTCGGGTGGGTATCGGCCGGCCTGAAAGCGACGGGTCCGTGACCGGACATGTTCTTGGTAAATATACCCCGGATGAGCAGGCTCGTCTGGATCAGATTATTCATGATGCCTGCCAAGCCTGTCTGGCTATTCTGGAAAAAGGGGTAGTCAAGGCCATGAATCTCGTTAATTCCTCCCGATAG
- a CDS encoding CarD family transcriptional regulator — protein sequence MAKQSGATKAKETGKSTKKAFSKGDMAVYPAHGVGCIESIESQEINGFTMNFYMMKIVENGMTIMIPTSNVESVGLREVIPETEVPQVYEVMQKKAQASDNQTWNRRYREYMDKIKTGSIYDVAEVFRDLFQLKLEKDLSFGERKLLDTAQNLLVQELSMAKDVDEALMIKEIENLFN from the coding sequence ATGGCAAAACAATCTGGGGCAACCAAGGCTAAAGAAACTGGCAAGTCAACCAAAAAAGCATTTTCAAAGGGCGACATGGCGGTCTATCCTGCACACGGTGTCGGCTGTATTGAGTCCATCGAAAGTCAGGAGATCAATGGGTTTACCATGAATTTTTATATGATGAAAATTGTGGAAAACGGGATGACAATCATGATCCCTACATCCAATGTTGAATCCGTAGGTTTGCGGGAGGTGATTCCTGAGACTGAAGTGCCCCAGGTCTACGAAGTGATGCAGAAAAAAGCCCAGGCCAGTGACAATCAAACCTGGAACCGTCGTTACAGAGAGTATATGGATAAGATCAAAACCGGTTCCATTTATGATGTGGCCGAGGTGTTCAGGGATCTTTTCCAGCTTAAGCTTGAAAAGGACCTTAGTTTTGGTGAAAGAAAACTTCTTGATACAGCCCAGAATCTTTTGGTTCAGGAACTTTCCATGGCCAAAGACGTTGATGAAGCGCTCATGATCAAAGAGATTGAGAATCTATTCAATTAA
- a CDS encoding RluA family pseudouridine synthase has protein sequence MHIKIEISSDQAGLRLDQVVADSKPQISRSIAARLISTGAILVNQTTKRPGYKVKPKDLVDGEAPSPDHQDIKPLVPESIPLNILYEDDYILMIDKPPGLVVHPGAGNDSGTLVNALAAHHSGFREQSWGMDRPGIVHRLDKDTSGLMVIAKTVGSLEFLQKEFKQRRVEKHYLVLARGESIPDSGVIERPIGRHPHHRKRMTVMEENGRYAKTRFSVIKRFDSGCLMDVRLYTGRTHQIRVHFYDQGMPLFGDSIYQNRTFRKKDPGVPRQMLHSWTLSFRHPYSGVRLFFEAPMPEDFKTTLLYLSRGGPVKSVNQG, from the coding sequence ATGCACATAAAAATAGAAATTTCTTCGGATCAGGCAGGGCTAAGGCTTGATCAGGTCGTCGCGGATTCAAAGCCCCAGATTTCCCGCTCCATAGCTGCGCGCCTGATTTCCACAGGAGCCATTCTGGTAAACCAAACGACCAAGCGTCCCGGGTATAAAGTTAAGCCCAAAGACCTGGTTGACGGGGAAGCGCCCTCACCGGATCATCAGGATATAAAACCTCTTGTGCCGGAATCCATCCCTTTGAATATCCTTTACGAGGATGACTATATCCTGATGATTGATAAGCCCCCAGGCCTTGTGGTGCATCCCGGGGCAGGAAACGATTCCGGCACCCTGGTGAACGCTCTGGCTGCTCATCATTCCGGCTTCAGGGAACAAAGCTGGGGCATGGACAGGCCAGGCATTGTTCACCGGTTGGACAAAGATACCTCCGGATTGATGGTCATTGCCAAAACAGTGGGGTCCCTTGAATTTCTCCAAAAGGAGTTTAAGCAAAGGCGAGTGGAAAAGCATTACCTGGTCTTGGCCAGGGGAGAAAGTATTCCGGATTCAGGGGTGATTGAGCGCCCCATTGGACGGCATCCTCACCATCGCAAACGAATGACCGTGATGGAAGAAAACGGCAGATACGCAAAAACCCGGTTCAGTGTCATAAAACGTTTTGATTCGGGGTGTCTTATGGATGTCCGGCTTTATACCGGCAGAACCCATCAGATTCGCGTCCATTTTTATGACCAGGGTATGCCCCTTTTCGGTGACAGTATTTACCAGAATCGAACGTTTAGGAAAAAAGATCCCGGGGTGCCGCGTCAGATGCTTCACTCCTGGACCTTGTCTTTCCGTCATCCCTATTCGGGTGTGCGTCTTTTTTTTGAAGCCCCCATGCCCGAAGATTTCAAAACCACTTTGCTCTATCTGTCCCGGGGGGGCCCGGTAAAATCTGTGAATCAGGGCTGA
- a CDS encoding RNA methyltransferase yields MLKDQNTMDHLSIILVRPQGPINIGAVCRVMMNFGCTRLRLVSPCSHYKSLDAKKMALSAFHILEQARIFETLEQALSDVHSAYGTTRRFGKYRKGFLTPATAGTQIEAQKQEHHSALVMGPEDTGLETKDLDLCRYFITIPTHDAYPSMNLSHSLAVLLYEASLKSGAAKNFHDPGVKDPAPGEELESMFMHMKKTLLDIDYLDSQNPDHLLRTYRRIFSNAGLSSRDVRIIRGLLSRIDWTESQRRSNQP; encoded by the coding sequence ATGCTCAAAGATCAAAATACCATGGACCATCTCAGTATTATCCTGGTCCGCCCCCAGGGACCCATTAATATTGGTGCCGTATGCCGGGTTATGATGAATTTCGGCTGTACCCGTTTACGCCTGGTCAGCCCGTGCAGCCACTACAAATCCCTTGATGCAAAAAAAATGGCCCTGTCCGCCTTTCATATTCTTGAACAGGCACGCATTTTTGAAACCCTGGAACAGGCACTTTCTGACGTCCATTCCGCCTACGGCACCACCCGCAGGTTCGGCAAATACAGAAAAGGTTTTTTAACGCCTGCCACGGCAGGGACCCAGATAGAGGCCCAGAAGCAGGAACACCACAGTGCCCTGGTGATGGGACCCGAGGATACCGGTCTTGAAACAAAGGACCTGGATCTGTGCCGATATTTTATCACCATCCCCACCCATGACGCCTACCCGTCCATGAATCTGAGCCACTCCCTGGCAGTTCTGCTGTACGAAGCATCCCTTAAATCCGGGGCTGCAAAAAATTTCCATGACCCCGGGGTCAAAGACCCTGCCCCGGGAGAAGAACTTGAATCCATGTTTATGCATATGAAAAAAACGCTGTTAGATATTGATTATCTTGACTCCCAGAACCCGGATCATTTGCTGCGGACCTATCGCAGGATTTTTTCCAATGCGGGCTTGTCATCAAGGGATGTCAGAATTATCCGGGGGCTTTTAAGCCGCATTGACTGGACCGAATCCCAGCGCAGATCAAATCAGCCCTGA
- the dtd gene encoding D-aminoacyl-tRNA deacylase — MKAVVQRVKQAHVTVDNTIISSIGTGLVVLLGVAHGDKEKDAEYLVDKIINLRIFEDDNNKMNRSLLDVKGELLVVSQFTIMADCRRGRRPSFTDAAPPEPACRLYRFFAARAASLGVDVKKGRFQANMDVSLINQGPVTLILESPGN; from the coding sequence ATGAAAGCCGTTGTTCAAAGGGTAAAACAAGCCCATGTGACAGTAGACAACACCATTATATCCAGCATTGGAACAGGACTTGTGGTGCTTTTGGGCGTTGCCCATGGGGACAAGGAAAAAGATGCTGAATATCTGGTGGACAAAATCATCAACTTGAGAATTTTTGAAGATGACAACAATAAAATGAACCGGTCTCTGCTTGATGTCAAAGGAGAGCTTCTGGTGGTCTCCCAGTTTACGATTATGGCAGACTGCCGCAGGGGACGCCGGCCCTCGTTCACGGATGCAGCCCCCCCTGAGCCCGCATGCCGGCTTTACCGTTTTTTTGCCGCAAGGGCTGCCTCACTGGGTGTGGACGTAAAAAAAGGCAGGTTCCAGGCCAATATGGATGTATCATTAATCAATCAGGGGCCTGTCACCCTGATTCTGGAATCCCCGGGAAACTGA
- a CDS encoding histidinol-phosphatase — translation MIDSKLISLHGGHCGQFCCHAQDSLEDLVKAYISKGFKAVGISEHMPPPAHRFLYPDELMQGLSLKDLEERFSKYFLELERLKQKYKSDIRIFKGFETETVTGSPARVRSLIKEFRPDYIVGSVHHIGDRCFDYSRQDYEAIAEHLNGLDNMYMAYFDAQYEMILDLHPFVVGHFDLIRIYDPDFETRLGKPEIARRIERNLAVIKNLGLILDYNQRPLVRGEKAPYLAPSILARAKALEIPVVPGDDSHSKEQAGRFIDSAVKSLRDLGFSTSWPIPRCMTPA, via the coding sequence ATGATTGATTCAAAACTCATATCCCTCCATGGCGGTCATTGCGGCCAGTTCTGCTGCCATGCCCAGGACAGCCTCGAAGACCTTGTAAAGGCCTATATCAGCAAAGGGTTTAAAGCCGTGGGCATCAGCGAGCACATGCCTCCGCCTGCTCACCGGTTTCTCTACCCGGATGAGCTTATGCAAGGCCTTTCGCTCAAGGACCTTGAGGAAAGATTTTCAAAATATTTCCTTGAGCTCGAACGACTTAAACAGAAATACAAATCAGATATCCGGATTTTCAAGGGATTTGAAACCGAAACCGTCACCGGAAGCCCTGCCCGGGTGCGATCTTTGATCAAAGAATTTCGTCCCGACTATATTGTGGGCTCGGTTCATCATATAGGGGACAGGTGCTTTGACTATTCCCGGCAGGATTACGAGGCCATTGCAGAACATCTCAATGGTCTTGACAACATGTACATGGCCTATTTTGACGCCCAGTATGAAATGATACTGGACCTGCACCCCTTTGTTGTGGGCCATTTTGATCTTATACGCATTTATGACCCTGACTTTGAAACACGGCTGGGGAAACCTGAAATCGCCAGGCGCATTGAACGTAATCTTGCTGTGATAAAAAACTTAGGGCTGATACTGGATTACAATCAGCGCCCCCTTGTCCGGGGAGAAAAAGCACCTTACCTTGCCCCGTCAATTCTGGCCAGGGCAAAGGCCTTGGAAATCCCCGTGGTCCCCGGGGATGACTCACACAGCAAGGAACAGGCCGGCAGGTTCATAGACAGCGCTGTGAAGTCATTAAGAGACTTGGGCTTTTCCACAAGCTGGCCCATCCCCCGATGTATGACGCCCGCCTGA
- a CDS encoding DUF3524 domain-containing protein — MKILFLEPFYGGSHKAVADGFAANSGHQVDILSLAPRFWKWRMRGSALAFVRQVANFSDYDLVFATDMVDVTDFKALAGPKCPPVALYFHENQLSYPLGPGEKRDFHLGFTNIISALAADGVFFNSLFHRDDFFSAAKSLIRKMPDLRPGWVLDKIRKKTGILYPGIDLDPVALVSSHLRSSGLDRPLVIWNHRWEYDKNPGVFFHVLERLKRRGVLFYLAVMGEQYGTVPEYFNGIEERFGTELLVCGYQETVGDYRKWLAAGSVVVSTAIQENFGISVMEAVAHGCLPLLPNRLSYPELIPEHFRPDVIYPDDTGLEKRLEHVLTHPENYKNSAVALADHAATFAWKHMGKKWDEALCRAIGSGRSKI; from the coding sequence TTGAAAATATTATTCCTTGAACCTTTTTACGGTGGATCCCACAAGGCTGTGGCAGACGGTTTTGCTGCCAATTCCGGCCACCAGGTGGACATTTTATCCCTTGCCCCCAGATTCTGGAAGTGGCGGATGCGCGGCAGTGCCCTGGCCTTTGTCCGGCAGGTTGCAAATTTTAGCGATTACGATCTTGTATTTGCCACGGATATGGTGGATGTTACAGATTTCAAGGCCCTGGCAGGGCCGAAGTGTCCGCCCGTGGCTCTGTATTTCCATGAAAATCAGCTCAGCTATCCCCTGGGGCCCGGGGAAAAAAGGGACTTTCATCTGGGGTTTACCAATATTATATCTGCCCTGGCTGCGGATGGGGTGTTTTTTAATTCACTATTCCACAGGGATGATTTTTTCAGCGCTGCAAAATCTTTGATTCGTAAAATGCCGGACCTTCGCCCGGGGTGGGTCCTGGATAAAATCCGGAAAAAAACCGGTATATTGTATCCGGGCATTGATTTGGATCCTGTTGCCCTGGTTTCTTCGCATCTTCGGAGTAGTGGCCTTGACAGGCCTCTGGTGATTTGGAACCACAGGTGGGAGTATGATAAAAATCCCGGGGTCTTTTTTCATGTTCTGGAACGGCTTAAACGCAGGGGGGTTCTGTTTTATCTGGCAGTCATGGGAGAACAGTACGGCACTGTCCCGGAATATTTTAACGGCATTGAAGAGCGGTTTGGTACGGAACTGCTTGTTTGCGGCTACCAGGAGACAGTTGGGGATTACAGGAAATGGCTGGCCGCAGGCAGTGTTGTGGTCAGCACAGCCATCCAGGAGAATTTCGGAATTTCAGTGATGGAGGCCGTGGCCCATGGATGTCTGCCTTTGCTGCCGAATCGTCTGTCCTACCCCGAACTGATCCCCGAACATTTCAGACCTGATGTTATCTACCCTGACGATACTGGACTGGAAAAGCGGCTGGAACATGTTCTGACACACCCTGAAAACTATAAAAACAGCGCAGTGGCTCTTGCGGATCATGCCGCAACATTTGCCTGGAAACATATGGGCAAAAAATGGGATGAGGCATTATGCCGGGCTATCGGGTCAGGCAGGAGCAAAATTTGA
- a CDS encoding HD domain-containing phosphohydrolase — MTEDFIPVKKSQLSLFTDFPLFCFSKENKPLLFKKEGEQLKNFRIRDEPVPNLFIRRSDRENAAIALYKTMNAHLAQTIFSQELVSTRQTLCTIIQEALEGPLSISGKMLQETIELLFKGYTEKTTIMGSLAKLSSYSDQVVEHTVNILSLTMQFCIFHHHSGADTKKLGLSAILHDIGCTQLPPEMTDTRTHLSDDEFKDYQTHTLKGYQTIKNSACFDPEIAMVALEHHEKLDGSGYPEGKTIISEEAQLIGLIVSYEPLTYRGTSRHMEPQKPFNALQLLKNEVIAGKYSKHMFVKFCSCLTR; from the coding sequence ATGACCGAAGACTTTATTCCTGTTAAAAAGTCGCAACTCTCTTTGTTCACAGACTTTCCTCTCTTTTGTTTTTCAAAGGAGAATAAACCGCTGCTGTTTAAGAAAGAAGGCGAACAGCTTAAAAATTTCCGAATAAGGGATGAACCAGTTCCCAACCTTTTTATACGCAGGTCTGACAGGGAAAATGCAGCCATCGCCCTTTACAAAACAATGAATGCCCATTTGGCCCAGACCATTTTCTCCCAGGAACTTGTCTCCACAAGGCAGACGTTGTGCACCATTATACAGGAGGCCCTGGAAGGACCTTTGAGTATTTCAGGCAAAATGCTCCAGGAAACCATAGAGCTCCTGTTTAAGGGCTACACCGAAAAGACGACCATTATGGGATCTTTGGCAAAACTGTCCAGCTATTCAGACCAGGTGGTGGAGCACACCGTAAACATTCTGTCCTTGACCATGCAGTTCTGCATATTCCATCACCATTCAGGAGCAGATACAAAGAAGCTTGGGCTCAGTGCCATTCTCCACGACATCGGCTGTACCCAGCTGCCCCCAGAGATGACCGACACCAGGACCCATTTATCAGACGACGAATTCAAAGACTATCAAACCCATACGTTAAAAGGATACCAAACCATTAAAAACAGCGCCTGTTTTGATCCTGAAATTGCCATGGTGGCCCTGGAGCATCATGAAAAACTGGATGGTTCGGGCTATCCCGAGGGCAAAACCATCATATCCGAAGAAGCCCAGCTCATCGGACTGATCGTCAGCTATGAACCGTTAACCTACCGGGGCACCAGCCGTCATATGGAACCACAGAAACCCTTCAACGCCCTGCAGCTTCTGAAAAACGAGGTCATAGCAGGCAAATACTCAAAACACATGTTTGTCAAATTTTGCTCCTGCCTGACCCGATAG